A window from Deltaproteobacteria bacterium encodes these proteins:
- a CDS encoding cobalamin-dependent protein (Presence of a B(12) (cobalamin)-binding domain implies dependence on cobalamin itself, in one of its several forms, or in some unusual lineages, dependence on a cobalamin-like analog.): MTEAREERAIRVLIAKPGLDGHDVGAKIVCRALMQAGMEVIYTGLRQQPEAIARAALQEAVDVVGLSVLSGAHLPLTKKVSDALRAAGLFDQVVLLVGGNVPERDRGALEELGASGVFPTASPLDAIVEFIRGEVARRRQAGQA, from the coding sequence ATGACGGAAGCCAGAGAGGAGCGCGCGATTCGCGTGCTGATCGCCAAGCCGGGCCTCGACGGCCACGACGTGGGGGCCAAGATCGTCTGCCGCGCGCTGATGCAGGCGGGGATGGAGGTGATCTACACCGGGCTTCGCCAGCAGCCCGAGGCGATCGCCCGGGCCGCGCTGCAGGAGGCCGTGGACGTGGTGGGGCTCTCGGTGCTCTCGGGGGCGCACCTGCCGCTCACGAAGAAGGTGAGCGACGCGCTGCGCGCGGCGGGGCTTTTCGACCAGGTGGTGCTGCTCGTGGGGGGCAACGTCCCCGAGCGAGATCGCGGCGCGCTCGAGGAGCTCGGCGCGAGCGGGGTCTTCCCCACGGCCTCGCCGCTCGACGCGATCGTGGAGTTCATTCGCGGCGAGGTGGCGCGCCGCAGGCAGGCAGGGCAGGCATGA
- a CDS encoding xanthine dehydrogenase family protein molybdopterin-binding subunit: MAERRPEGLRHIGQVLARPDAADKASGRAAYIQDLSRPGMLYGKLKFSEHAHARIVRIDTSRAERLPGVRAVLTAENTPEIRIGFLRDNYVLKKGRVRQFRDEVAAVAAIDPEIAAEAVELIDVEYEPLPAVFCPREALAEGAPLVHETDPSGKPRRSNRLALEYQHTSGDLAAGERAARHIVEGQYSTPVIQQSCMGPAGCIAEFDARGNVTLWAKTQIPFLAQRDFNRALELMGLPGRNARVIVPALGGGFGTGLDTHVYEYVAMLLAHRTGKPVKIVYTREEEFACLSPRQSSQVRVVQGCDSEGKLTFRRIEALLDNGAYTSWGATYPTVMMLPATSLYPVANVHFEAQLAYTNNTYCQAMRGYGNPEVAWPLESNLDDLAHAAGIDPLELRLKNCNEPNALTPMGLQITTCALRECLESAGRRLDWKAKRGQQRGKRRGVGLAALLHVGGSGRIYRSDGGGVILKLDDYGNVNVNCGGVEMGQGLHAALTATIAEELGVLPERVHINPTDTGTCPWDAGTHASRGAFIACNAAIRACAKAKEKIFSAARELFPEEVRRSFEQHRKKHPGAEAPAFDVQAAAEAGRFVLRDSVLALEGAPDEPWLSLELGRLLRALHFRGQQGEMIAVEAFYEPKSELPDWHKGYGNMSATYAFGVQGAEVEVDEETGEVKVLKMVSIHDVGRVLNPQTLDGQVYGGLAQGIGYALYEQVQSRAGRMLNPSFTDYKIVTANEMAFPVEVEYVETHDPEGPFGAKGIGEPGLVPTAPAIGNAVFDAVGVRLHDLPMTPERVLAALKARG; this comes from the coding sequence ATGGCTGAGCGGCGACCCGAAGGGCTGCGGCACATCGGCCAGGTGCTCGCCCGCCCGGACGCGGCGGACAAGGCGAGCGGCCGCGCGGCCTACATCCAGGACCTGAGCCGGCCGGGGATGCTCTACGGCAAGCTCAAGTTCAGCGAGCACGCGCACGCGCGCATCGTGCGCATCGACACCTCGCGCGCCGAACGCCTCCCCGGGGTGCGCGCGGTGCTCACCGCCGAGAACACCCCCGAGATCCGCATCGGCTTTCTGCGCGACAACTACGTGCTCAAGAAGGGGCGCGTGCGGCAGTTCCGCGACGAGGTGGCGGCTGTGGCGGCGATCGACCCGGAGATCGCGGCGGAGGCCGTCGAGCTCATCGACGTCGAGTACGAGCCGCTGCCGGCGGTCTTCTGTCCGCGCGAGGCGCTCGCGGAGGGGGCGCCGCTCGTGCACGAGACCGACCCCTCGGGCAAGCCCCGTCGCTCGAACCGGCTCGCGCTCGAGTACCAGCACACCTCGGGGGACCTCGCGGCCGGCGAGCGCGCCGCGCGGCACATCGTCGAGGGGCAGTACTCGACGCCGGTGATCCAGCAGAGCTGCATGGGGCCGGCGGGCTGCATCGCCGAGTTCGACGCGCGGGGCAACGTCACGCTCTGGGCCAAGACGCAGATCCCGTTTCTCGCGCAGCGGGACTTCAACCGGGCGCTCGAGCTGATGGGCCTGCCGGGGCGCAACGCGCGGGTCATCGTGCCGGCCCTCGGCGGGGGCTTCGGCACCGGGCTCGACACGCACGTCTACGAGTATGTGGCGATGCTGCTGGCGCACCGCACGGGCAAGCCGGTGAAGATCGTCTACACGCGCGAGGAGGAGTTCGCGTGCCTCTCCCCCCGGCAGTCCTCGCAGGTGCGGGTGGTGCAGGGGTGCGATTCAGAAGGAAAGCTCACTTTCCGCCGCATCGAGGCGCTCCTGGATAACGGCGCGTACACCTCGTGGGGGGCGACCTATCCGACGGTGATGATGCTGCCGGCGACGTCGCTCTACCCGGTGGCGAACGTGCATTTCGAGGCGCAGCTCGCCTACACGAACAACACCTACTGCCAGGCCATGCGCGGCTACGGCAACCCCGAGGTGGCCTGGCCGCTCGAGAGCAACCTGGACGACCTGGCGCACGCGGCGGGGATCGACCCGCTCGAGCTGCGGCTGAAGAACTGCAACGAGCCGAACGCGCTCACGCCGATGGGGCTCCAGATCACGACCTGCGCGCTCCGCGAGTGTCTGGAGAGCGCGGGGCGGCGCCTCGACTGGAAGGCGAAGCGCGGGCAGCAGCGGGGCAAGCGGCGGGGGGTGGGCCTCGCGGCGCTCCTGCACGTGGGGGGCTCGGGACGCATCTACCGCTCCGACGGGGGCGGGGTGATCCTGAAGCTCGACGACTACGGCAACGTGAACGTGAACTGCGGCGGCGTCGAGATGGGGCAGGGGCTGCACGCGGCGCTCACGGCCACGATCGCCGAGGAGCTCGGGGTCTTGCCGGAGCGGGTGCACATCAACCCGACCGACACGGGGACCTGCCCCTGGGACGCGGGGACGCACGCCAGCCGCGGGGCCTTCATCGCCTGCAACGCGGCGATCCGCGCCTGCGCGAAAGCGAAGGAGAAGATCTTTTCCGCGGCGCGCGAGCTCTTCCCCGAGGAGGTGCGGCGGAGCTTCGAGCAGCACCGAAAGAAGCACCCGGGGGCCGAGGCGCCGGCCTTCGACGTGCAGGCCGCCGCGGAGGCGGGGCGCTTCGTGCTGCGAGACAGCGTGCTCGCGCTCGAGGGGGCGCCCGATGAGCCGTGGCTCTCGCTCGAGCTCGGACGGCTCCTGCGGGCGCTGCACTTCCGCGGACAGCAGGGCGAGATGATCGCCGTGGAGGCCTTCTACGAGCCGAAGAGCGAGCTCCCCGACTGGCACAAGGGGTACGGCAACATGTCCGCGACCTATGCCTTCGGCGTGCAGGGGGCCGAGGTGGAGGTGGACGAGGAGACGGGCGAGGTGAAGGTGCTCAAGATGGTCTCGATCCACGACGTGGGTCGCGTGCTGAACCCGCAGACCCTCGACGGCCAGGTCTACGGCGGGCTGGCGCAGGGGATCGGCTACGCGCTCTACGAGCAGGTGCAGAGCCGCGCGGGGCGGATGCTGAACCCGAGCTTCACCGACTACAAGATCGTCACGGCCAACGAGATGGCCTTCCCGGTCGAGGTGGAGTACGTCGAGACGCACGACCCCGAGGGGCCCTTCGGCGCGAAGGGGATCGGCGAGCCCGGGCTCGTCCCCACGGCGCCCGCCATCGGCAACGCGGTCTTCGACGCGGTGGGGGTGCGGCTCCACGACCTGCCGATGACGCCGGAGCGGGTGCTCGCGGCGCTGAAGGCGCGCGGGTAG
- a CDS encoding SOS response-associated peptidase has product MCGRYTLTRPGALLEADFGLTELPSGLSARFNIAPSQDVAAITDAEPGRLSLLRWGLIPSWAKDPKIGSRLINARGETLSSKPSFRSAYRKRRCLVLADGFYEWQVTGAGKVPIYIRRRDLRPFAFAGLWERWQAEASPVEVRTCTIVTTEPNALLAPIHDRMPVILGREGRAAWLHAASGEPLLQSLLVPCAAEELEAYPVSRAVNAPAVDRPELVLPVEAS; this is encoded by the coding sequence GTGTGCGGTCGCTACACACTCACCCGACCCGGGGCGCTCCTCGAGGCGGACTTCGGCTTGACCGAGCTGCCGAGCGGTCTCTCCGCGCGCTTCAACATCGCGCCGAGCCAGGACGTGGCCGCGATCACCGACGCCGAGCCGGGGCGCCTGTCGCTCCTTCGCTGGGGTCTCATCCCGTCGTGGGCCAAGGACCCGAAGATCGGCTCCCGGCTGATCAACGCGCGGGGCGAGACCCTCTCGAGCAAGCCCAGCTTCCGCAGCGCCTACCGCAAGCGCCGCTGCCTCGTCCTGGCCGACGGCTTCTACGAGTGGCAGGTCACGGGCGCGGGGAAGGTGCCGATCTACATCCGCCGGCGCGACCTGCGTCCCTTCGCCTTCGCCGGCCTGTGGGAACGCTGGCAGGCCGAAGCGTCGCCCGTGGAGGTGCGCACCTGCACCATCGTGACCACCGAGCCGAACGCGCTGCTCGCGCCGATCCACGACCGCATGCCGGTGATCCTCGGGCGCGAGGGGCGCGCGGCGTGGCTGCACGCGGCGAGCGGCGAGCCGCTCCTCCAGTCGCTGCTCGTTCCGTGCGCAGCGGAGGAGCTCGAGGCCTATCCGGTCTCGCGCGCGGTGAATGCCCCCGCCGTGGACCGGCCGGAGCTGGTGCTGCCCGTCGAGGCGTCGTGA
- a CDS encoding M23 family metallopeptidase produces MLRAAFHRPHRRRIHGPLLAMAGLLAVARPVDARTVAQGGAVNLPAGAALRAPFPCGVKFTVSRGYGLGLHQKTTNTSGSNDYYALDLVRAEGGGGNGKALTAVAPGVVRFAGRASGGWAAYGNAVLVEHDFGDGHRYQAFYAHLSQVQVTVSQQVAAGDTVGLMGSTGNTTGPHLHFVFYRNAKLDGGPYGGVAVVPEPMGSVQDFGSTSSGVSNCDAAPPTGGGTTPARDGSVPAPKSVVPGSPDAGPRARTDAMAPSRPTIGADLGGPSPRARTDGGDEGLRIDRPGGALDDPPDGSGQRLYGGCTVGSTRADGPGQFAALLALALALAALATRARRGRRGGSPRRSKERAQLTADPGPGGPEVGHAVEVRRALPRRDDVGGERR; encoded by the coding sequence ATGCTTCGCGCCGCCTTCCACCGCCCCCACCGCCGCCGGATTCACGGCCCACTTCTCGCGATGGCAGGCCTCCTCGCCGTCGCGCGACCCGTCGACGCGCGCACCGTGGCTCAAGGGGGAGCCGTGAACCTGCCGGCCGGCGCCGCGCTGCGCGCCCCCTTCCCCTGCGGCGTCAAGTTCACCGTCTCGCGCGGGTACGGCCTCGGCCTGCACCAGAAGACGACCAACACCTCCGGGTCGAACGACTACTACGCGCTCGATCTGGTGCGCGCCGAGGGGGGCGGCGGCAACGGCAAGGCGCTCACCGCGGTGGCCCCCGGCGTGGTGCGGTTCGCGGGGCGGGCGAGCGGCGGCTGGGCGGCTTACGGCAACGCGGTCCTCGTGGAGCACGACTTCGGCGACGGCCACAGGTACCAGGCCTTTTACGCGCACCTCTCGCAGGTGCAGGTGACCGTCTCGCAGCAGGTGGCGGCGGGCGACACCGTGGGGCTCATGGGCTCGACGGGGAACACGACCGGCCCGCACCTGCACTTCGTCTTCTACCGCAACGCCAAGCTCGACGGCGGGCCCTACGGCGGCGTGGCGGTGGTTCCCGAGCCGATGGGTAGCGTTCAGGATTTCGGTAGCACCTCGAGTGGGGTCTCGAACTGCGACGCCGCGCCTCCGACGGGAGGCGGCACGACGCCCGCGCGCGATGGCTCCGTGCCGGCGCCAAAGTCCGTTGTTCCGGGCTCGCCCGACGCGGGACCTCGCGCCCGGACCGACGCGATGGCGCCCTCGCGTCCCACGATCGGGGCGGACCTTGGCGGGCCCTCGCCGCGCGCGCGGACCGACGGGGGCGACGAAGGGCTACGGATCGATCGACCGGGCGGTGCGCTCGACGACCCGCCGGACGGCTCCGGGCAGCGCCTGTACGGGGGATGCACGGTGGGCTCGACGCGAGCCGACGGGCCGGGCCAGTTCGCAGCGCTCCTCGCCCTCGCGCTTGCGCTTGCCGCGCTCGCAACCCGCGCGCGTCGCGGGAGACGCGGCGGCTCACCGCGACGGTCGAAGGAGCGTGCCCAGCTGACCGCCGATCCAGGGCCCGGAGGCCCCGAGGTAGGCCACGCCGTGGAGGTTCGGCGCGCGCTGCCCCGGAGGGATGACGTCGGGGGGGAGCGGCGGTAG
- a CDS encoding CoA transferase: MTIRPLPTEPLRRVVLSMEQALSLPYATERMVQLGWRVIRLEPTPIPGRKAKGDPNRYVGKPVAGEDRASYFVAPNCGKEAIAVDLKSEAGRELLAQLIRGLDVEIFCTNTMPARHAGLGLDYEALRAVREDLIWCSISAMGLAYPEVPGYDPVMQALCGYMDLTGEADGPPMQAGVPLVDLKAGDEAFTQVLAALLDRAEGRGGRAIDISMAQVALSWLPTVLPLLDLGSSADELRRAGNEHRQFVPVNAYPTADGFIYLALGSDAQWARLVLEPIFASLADPGYATNAGRKARRADLHGAIARLTASQSTAAVAAALVRAEVPNAPISTLDELTSLPFVREALLRTKTPDGRTVRLPPPAVGTAHLASLGGELPFAPAYGAHTQSVLEEAGLSAAEIATLRAQGVVA, encoded by the coding sequence ATGACCATTCGTCCCTTGCCCACCGAGCCGCTGCGCCGCGTGGTGCTCAGCATGGAGCAGGCGCTCTCGCTGCCGTACGCCACCGAGCGCATGGTCCAGCTCGGCTGGCGGGTGATCCGGCTCGAGCCCACGCCGATCCCCGGGCGCAAGGCCAAGGGGGACCCGAACCGCTACGTCGGCAAGCCGGTGGCCGGCGAGGACCGCGCGAGCTACTTCGTGGCCCCGAACTGCGGCAAGGAGGCCATCGCGGTGGACCTCAAGTCCGAGGCCGGGCGCGAGCTCCTCGCGCAGCTCATCCGTGGGCTCGACGTGGAGATCTTCTGCACCAACACCATGCCCGCGCGGCACGCCGGCCTGGGGCTCGACTACGAGGCGCTGCGCGCGGTGCGGGAGGACCTCATCTGGTGCAGCATCTCGGCCATGGGGCTCGCCTATCCCGAGGTGCCGGGCTACGACCCGGTGATGCAGGCTCTCTGCGGCTACATGGACCTGACGGGCGAGGCCGACGGGCCGCCGATGCAGGCGGGAGTGCCGCTCGTGGACCTCAAGGCCGGGGACGAGGCCTTCACCCAGGTGCTCGCCGCGCTGCTCGACCGGGCCGAGGGGCGCGGGGGCCGGGCGATCGACATCTCGATGGCGCAGGTGGCGCTCTCCTGGCTGCCCACGGTCCTGCCGCTCCTCGACCTCGGCAGCTCCGCCGACGAGCTGCGGCGCGCGGGGAACGAGCACCGCCAGTTCGTGCCGGTGAACGCCTACCCCACGGCCGACGGCTTCATCTACCTGGCGCTGGGGAGCGACGCGCAGTGGGCGCGGCTCGTTCTAGAACCTATATTCGCTTCGCTCGCCGACCCGGGCTACGCCACGAACGCCGGGCGGAAGGCGCGCCGGGCCGACCTCCACGGCGCGATCGCGCGCCTGACGGCCAGCCAATCTACCGCGGCGGTGGCCGCGGCGCTCGTTCGCGCCGAGGTGCCGAACGCGCCGATCAGCACCCTCGACGAGCTGACGAGCCTGCCCTTCGTGCGGGAGGCGCTGCTTCGCACGAAGACCCCCGACGGACGCACCGTGCGGCTTCCGCCCCCGGCCGTGGGGACGGCGCACCTCGCCTCGCTCGGGGGCGAGCTCCCCTTCGCCCCGGCCTACGGGGCGCACACCCAGAGCGTGCTCGAGGAGGCCGGGCTCTCCGCCGCCGAGATCGCCACGCTCCGCGCGCAAGGAGTGGTCGCATGA
- a CDS encoding xanthine dehydrogenase family protein subunit M → MTAFDLYRPTSLPEALRLGAELEGARYLGGGTDLMVRIREGKQRPKALVSLGRIAELEGLSVGETTRIGAGTRVAALLESPALAELFPALVQAAGRLGSVQIRNLATAGGNLCNASPCADLAPPLLVAEARLEVAGPAGRREVPLADFFTAPGTTRLGPGELLCAIHVPRPRSGTRACFLKHGRVAMDIALASLAVAVELDGETVTQARLAAGSVAPRPVRLPRTEALLAGQRLTPELLARVKAEASAEVQPISDVRAGADFRRHMIGVLLGRALAALLGAQKDGRSA, encoded by the coding sequence ATGACCGCCTTCGATCTCTATCGACCGACGAGCCTCCCCGAGGCGCTGCGCCTGGGGGCCGAGCTCGAGGGGGCCCGCTACCTCGGCGGGGGCACCGACCTGATGGTCCGCATCCGCGAGGGGAAGCAGCGGCCGAAGGCCCTCGTCTCGCTCGGCCGGATCGCCGAGCTCGAGGGGCTCTCCGTGGGCGAGACCACGCGGATCGGGGCCGGGACGCGCGTCGCGGCGCTGCTCGAGAGCCCCGCGCTGGCGGAGCTCTTCCCGGCGCTCGTGCAGGCGGCGGGTCGACTCGGGAGCGTGCAGATCCGGAACCTGGCCACGGCGGGCGGGAACCTCTGCAACGCCTCGCCCTGCGCCGACCTGGCGCCGCCGCTGCTCGTGGCGGAGGCCCGGCTCGAGGTGGCCGGGCCCGCCGGTCGCCGGGAGGTGCCGCTCGCGGACTTCTTCACCGCGCCGGGGACGACGCGCCTTGGCCCCGGCGAGCTGCTCTGCGCGATCCACGTGCCGCGGCCGCGCTCCGGTACGCGAGCGTGCTTTCTAAAACACGGGCGGGTGGCCATGGACATCGCTCTCGCGAGCCTCGCCGTAGCGGTGGAGCTCGACGGCGAGACGGTGACGCAGGCGCGGCTCGCGGCGGGGTCGGTGGCTCCGCGACCGGTGCGGCTCCCCCGGACCGAGGCGCTCCTCGCGGGGCAGCGGCTGACGCCGGAGCTCCTCGCGCGGGTGAAGGCCGAGGCCTCGGCGGAGGTGCAGCCCATCAGCGACGTGCGCGCGGGGGCGGACTTCCGCCGCCACATGATCGGCGTCCTGCTCGGGCGGGCGCTCGCCGCGCTCCTCGGGGCGCAGAAGGACGGGAGGTCGGCATGA
- a CDS encoding methylmalonyl-CoA mutase codes for MSERGKGVAPVVWESGLEIKPVYTEGDLFDSNVEGELGRPGEYPYTRGIHGEMYRKRPWTMRQYSGFGTAAETHARFEYLIAHGNTGLNVAFDLPTQCGLDSDDPMAEGEVGRVGMAVDSLADMEEAFDGIDLKGITVSLTINGSAAAIMAMFFAMARKRGFALKDLRGTAQNDILKEFIGRGTWIYPVEPSVRLVGDTMAFCAREVPHYSPVSVCGYHIRESGATPAQEMAYGLAIACAYLDHVIARGLRVDEVAPGLSFNFNVHGNLWEQVAKFRAGRRLWAKLLKERYGATEPRSMQLRMIAGGGGGGLTIQQPENNIVRGAYYALASALSGTQTMALCSYDEAYTIPSEHAARLSLRTMQVLMHETGVCDTVDPLAGSYFVESTTNQMEQLIVSIMKELDAQGGIVHAVAEGQIQALVSRQAFELEQKLRRGEVKKVGVNCFTEEEAAREVELHPYREAEARSQVERLARVRRERDGAAVRSRLATLRGAAERRENVMPAMLDAVEAYATVGELCGTLKEVYGCFKEPVRF; via the coding sequence ATGAGCGAACGCGGCAAAGGGGTCGCTCCGGTGGTCTGGGAGTCGGGACTCGAGATCAAGCCGGTCTACACCGAGGGTGACCTCTTCGACTCGAACGTGGAGGGCGAGCTCGGCCGGCCCGGCGAGTACCCCTACACGCGCGGGATCCACGGCGAGATGTACCGCAAGCGCCCCTGGACCATGCGCCAGTACTCGGGCTTCGGCACGGCGGCCGAGACGCACGCCCGCTTCGAATACCTCATCGCGCACGGCAACACGGGGCTGAACGTGGCCTTCGACTTGCCCACGCAGTGCGGGCTGGACTCGGACGACCCGATGGCCGAGGGCGAGGTGGGTCGGGTGGGGATGGCCGTGGACAGCCTGGCCGACATGGAGGAGGCCTTCGACGGCATCGACCTGAAGGGGATCACCGTCTCGCTCACCATCAACGGCTCGGCGGCGGCGATCATGGCCATGTTCTTCGCCATGGCGCGAAAGAGAGGCTTCGCTCTAAAAGACCTCCGCGGGACGGCGCAGAACGACATCCTCAAGGAGTTCATCGGGCGCGGGACCTGGATCTACCCCGTGGAGCCGTCGGTGCGGCTGGTCGGGGACACCATGGCCTTCTGCGCGCGCGAGGTCCCGCACTACAGCCCCGTCTCGGTGTGCGGCTATCACATCCGCGAATCGGGGGCCACGCCGGCCCAGGAGATGGCCTACGGCCTGGCGATCGCCTGCGCGTACCTGGACCACGTCATCGCCCGCGGGCTGCGCGTGGACGAGGTCGCGCCGGGGCTCTCCTTCAACTTCAACGTGCACGGCAACCTCTGGGAGCAGGTGGCGAAGTTTCGCGCGGGTCGCAGGCTCTGGGCCAAGCTCCTCAAGGAGCGCTACGGGGCCACGGAGCCGCGCTCGATGCAGCTCCGGATGATCGCCGGCGGGGGAGGCGGCGGGCTCACGATCCAGCAGCCCGAGAACAACATCGTGCGCGGCGCCTACTACGCGCTGGCGAGCGCGCTCTCGGGGACGCAGACCATGGCGCTCTGCTCGTACGACGAGGCGTACACCATCCCGAGCGAGCACGCGGCGCGCCTCTCGCTGCGCACGATGCAGGTGCTGATGCACGAGACGGGGGTCTGCGACACCGTGGACCCGCTCGCCGGTTCGTACTTCGTCGAGAGCACGACGAACCAGATGGAGCAGCTCATCGTCTCGATCATGAAGGAGCTCGACGCGCAGGGCGGGATCGTGCACGCCGTGGCGGAGGGGCAGATCCAGGCCCTGGTGAGCCGGCAGGCCTTCGAGCTCGAGCAGAAGCTGCGCCGGGGCGAGGTGAAGAAGGTGGGGGTGAACTGCTTCACCGAGGAGGAGGCGGCGCGCGAGGTGGAGCTGCACCCCTACCGCGAGGCCGAGGCGCGCAGCCAGGTCGAGCGGCTCGCGCGGGTGCGGCGCGAGCGGGACGGGGCCGCGGTGCGAAGCCGGCTGGCGACGCTGCGGGGGGCGGCCGAGCGGCGCGAGAACGTGATGCCGGCCATGCTGGACGCTGTCGAGGCCTACGCCACCGTCGGCGAGCTCTGCGGCACGCTGAAAGAGGTCTATGGGTGTTTCAAAGAGCCCGTACGTTTTTAG
- a CDS encoding acyl-CoA dehydrogenase family protein translates to MNFAPTEAQESVRALFYRFARDEVRPQAASLDREPRFPRELFRRAGELGLFSLRYPEPEGAGLDVVSYVLAVEELAWGSLAVAAACTMQSLMGTYFVFRFAPPELRKRLLEPALRGEKVGTICMTEPDAGSDLTAISTRAVEREGGYFLTGAKTWITSGPVADFFTVFARTSDKALSIFLVERDAPGLKVGRAIEKLGVKASLTSEVFFEETPATALLGTLHGGMGYLKEILAEIRVVTAALALGVGRAAYEEALRYAGERKQFGRPIREFQAVQAHLAEMATELEVARRFTHYAAWRSDQKLENAREASMAKLYASEAAARVCDRAARVAASYGFAEDLPLERYLRDVRFTLIGGGTSEILRVNIAREL, encoded by the coding sequence ATGAACTTCGCGCCGACCGAGGCCCAGGAAAGCGTACGCGCGCTCTTTTATCGCTTCGCGCGGGACGAGGTGCGCCCGCAGGCCGCCTCGCTCGACCGGGAGCCGCGCTTTCCGCGAGAGCTCTTCCGCCGCGCCGGGGAGCTCGGGCTCTTCTCGCTGCGCTACCCGGAGCCCGAAGGCGCGGGGCTCGACGTGGTCTCGTACGTGCTCGCGGTGGAGGAGCTCGCGTGGGGGAGCCTCGCGGTGGCGGCGGCCTGCACCATGCAGTCGCTCATGGGGACCTACTTCGTCTTCCGCTTCGCCCCCCCCGAGCTGCGGAAACGCCTGCTCGAGCCGGCGCTGCGCGGCGAGAAGGTGGGCACGATCTGCATGACCGAGCCCGACGCGGGGAGCGACCTGACGGCGATCTCCACCCGCGCCGTGGAGCGGGAGGGCGGGTACTTCCTCACGGGGGCCAAGACGTGGATCACCTCCGGTCCGGTGGCGGACTTCTTCACTGTCTTCGCCCGCACGAGCGACAAGGCGCTCTCGATCTTCCTCGTCGAGCGGGACGCCCCCGGGCTGAAGGTGGGGCGCGCGATCGAGAAGCTCGGGGTCAAGGCCTCGCTCACCTCGGAGGTCTTCTTCGAGGAGACGCCGGCCACCGCGCTCCTCGGCACGCTGCACGGCGGGATGGGCTATCTGAAGGAGATCCTCGCCGAGATCCGGGTCGTCACGGCGGCGCTGGCCCTCGGGGTCGGGCGCGCGGCGTACGAGGAGGCGCTCCGCTACGCGGGGGAGCGTAAGCAGTTCGGCCGGCCGATCCGCGAGTTCCAGGCGGTGCAGGCGCACCTGGCCGAGATGGCCACCGAGCTCGAGGTGGCGCGGCGCTTCACGCACTACGCGGCGTGGCGCAGCGACCAGAAGCTGGAGAACGCGCGCGAGGCCTCGATGGCCAAGCTCTACGCCTCCGAGGCGGCGGCGCGGGTCTGTGACCGGGCGGCGCGCGTGGCCGCGAGCTACGGCTTCGCCGAGGACCTGCCGCTCGAGCGGTACCTTCGCGACGTGCGCTTCACCCTGATAGGTGGCGGCACGTCGGAGATCTTGCGCGTGAACATCGCGCGGGAGCTGTGA
- a CDS encoding (2Fe-2S)-binding protein, whose protein sequence is MTVKATFKVNGLALAAELAPHTRLIDLLRGPLGLTGTKEGCGNGECGACTVLLDGRPVVSCLTLALEAEGREITTVEGLGGPGGKLSRLQEAFVAHGGVQCGFCTPGMLTSAHALLERNPDPSETEVRQALTGNLCRCTGYTQIVGAIQAAAKALREDKEGGQHG, encoded by the coding sequence ATGACGGTCAAGGCCACCTTCAAGGTGAACGGGCTCGCGCTCGCCGCCGAGCTGGCGCCGCACACGCGGCTCATCGATCTATTGCGAGGCCCCCTCGGGCTCACGGGCACCAAGGAAGGGTGCGGCAACGGGGAGTGCGGGGCCTGCACGGTGCTCCTCGACGGGCGGCCGGTGGTCTCGTGCCTCACGCTGGCGCTCGAGGCCGAGGGGCGGGAGATCACGACGGTGGAGGGGCTCGGCGGGCCCGGGGGAAAGCTCTCGCGGCTGCAGGAGGCCTTCGTCGCGCACGGCGGCGTGCAGTGCGGCTTCTGCACCCCGGGGATGCTCACCTCGGCCCACGCGCTCCTCGAGCGGAACCCGGACCCGAGCGAGACGGAGGTGCGGCAGGCCCTGACGGGCAACCTCTGCCGCTGCACGGGCTACACGCAGATCGTCGGGGCGATCCAGGCCGCGGCGAAGGCGCTGCGCGAGGACAAGGAAGGAGGCCAGCATGGCTGA